One genomic segment of Hippoglossus hippoglossus isolate fHipHip1 chromosome 22, fHipHip1.pri, whole genome shotgun sequence includes these proteins:
- the LOC117756136 gene encoding kelch repeat and BTB domain-containing protein 11, whose amino-acid sequence MNEGHRQGGGAITVEADVILHVANPDLVKPANRDGSLCPGYVQGFLPEDKDFSPTPVFEKEYLLDGRLMENNHIDHQKGNGSYDSRADQYHLSNVKGALVLPLHTDSLSNHVSDTLQNCTSSEMYNGARAKVCSSSQGKEETDRSGLKSNLEQADENTSAKEKPDLVIEVGGQTISAHKSVLAEKSDYFKARLSRDILKVKGMSYKTLSTLIDYIYTSKVNVSKDNVVEVITGAKILQIPCAVQAAMDSMSEQITAENCYEILTISKKQRLNELKETAYGYMSDNFLKILKDPAVYGRLTGSERDLILRKRMEGRKTLMVAEINDVFDRVGSRPPSRCGSRPQSPLSEGSLEDNHMIYFFNETANDWRPLTAMPEDLNTKGCGMCTLYNYLFVAGGIKGYGDKGKVSDKVFCYNPITNRWAEVRPLNQARAQLKLVSMDGHLYAIGGECLFTVEKYDPRIDRWTTVAPLPKGAFAVAHEATTCSGELYVSGGSLFYRLVKYDPKRDEWQECPFNNSRKKSTDMVAFKSFIYRFDVNREQGITVFKYNTIVKMWHDCESQRPGSHLPFRCAVIGNCIYCVNKSQTLQFVVEEESGYFVEEALRAPLEAKGVLFPFVLTLPEKPEKVT is encoded by the coding sequence ATGAACGAGGGCCACAGGCAAGGCGGAGGGGCCATCACCGTGGAGGCCGACGTCATCCTCCATGTCGCGAACCCCGACCTCGTCAAGCCCGCAAACAGAGATGGGAGTTTATGTCCGGGTTACGTCCAGGGATTCCTGCCAGAGGACAAGGACTTCAGCCCTACTCCGGTGTTTGAGAAGGAGTACCTGTTGGATGGGAGGCTGATGGAGAATAATCACATCGATCATCAGAAAGGCAACGGCTCATACGACTCCAGAGCTGATCAGTACCACCTCTCTAATGTAAAGGGGGCTCTGGTTCTCCCTCTTCATACTGACTCTCTGTCCAATCATGTTTCTGACACACTGCAAAACTGTACAAGCAGTGAGATGTACAACGGCGCCAGAGCCAAAGTATGCTCGTCTAGTCAAGGCAAAGAGGAAACTGATCGCTCAGGGCTAAAATCAAACCTCGAACAGGCAGATGAAAATACATCAGCTAAAGAAAAGCCTGATCTAGTCATCGAAGTTGGCGGGCAGACGATCAGTGCTCACAAATCTGTCCTTGCAGAGAAGAGCGACTACTTTAAGGCGCGGCTGTCACGAGACATCCTGAAAGTAAAGGGAATGAGCTACAAGACATTGTCTACGTTGATAGACTACATTTACACTTCCAAGGTGAATGTGAGCAAGGACAATGTCGTCGAGGTCATCACAGGCGCTAAAATCCTCCAGATCCCCTGCGCCGTCCAGGCTGCCATGGACTCCATGTCGGAACAAATCACCGCAGAGAACTGCTACGAGATTCTTACCATTTCCAAAAAGCAGCGGCTGAACGAGCTGAAGGAGACGGCCTACGGCTACATGAGCGACAATTTCCTCAAGATCCTCAAAGACCCCGCCGTGTACGGGCGTCTGACCGGATCGGAGCGGGACCTGATCCTGAGGAAGAGAATGGAAGGGAGGAAGACGCTGATGGTCGCAGAGATAAACGATGTGTTTGATCGAGTCGGGAGCAGGCCGCCGAGTCGTTGCGGCAGCCGGCCACAGAGCCCCTTGTCGGAGGGGTCTTTAGAGGATAACCATATGATTTACTTCTTTAACGAAACGGCGAATGACTGGAGACCTTTGACGGCGATGCCTGAGGACTTAAACACTAAAGGGTGCGGGATGTGCACCTTGTACAACTACCTGTTTGTGGCAGGGGGGATCAAGGGCTACGGTGACAAAGGCAAAGTGTCGGACAAAGTCTTCTGTTACAACCCCATAACCAACCGCTGGGCTGAGGTCAGACCTCTGAACCAGGCTCGAGCCCAGCTCAAGCTTGTGTCCATGGACGGCCACTTGTATGCCATCGGAGGGgaatgtttgtttacagtggAAAAATACGACCCTCGCATTGACCGATGGACTACCGTGGCCCCATTGCCCAAGGGAGCCTTTGCCGTGGCCCACGAAGCCACCACCTGCAGCGGAGAACTCTACGTCTCAGGGGGCTCCCTCTTCTACCGCCTCGTCAAGTACGACCCCAAGAGGGACGAGTGGCAGGAGTGCCCCTTCAACAACAGCAGGAAGAAGTCCACCGACATGGTGGCGTTCAAGAGCTTCATCTACCGCTTCGACGTCAACCGCGAGCAGGGCATCACCGTCTTCAAGTACAACACCATAGTGAAAATGTGGCACGACTGCGAGTCGCAGAGGCCCGGGAGCCACTTACCGTTCAGGTGCGCCGTCATCGGGAACTGCATCTACTGCGTGAACAAATCCCAGACGCTTCAGTTCgtagtggaggaggagagcggctACTTTGTGGAGGAGGCGCTGAGGGCACCTCTGGAGGCGAAGGGCgttctttttccttttgtgcTCACGTTGCCTGAAAAGCCTGAAAAAGTGAcatag